A window of Pseudodesulfovibrio hydrargyri contains these coding sequences:
- a CDS encoding nitroreductase family protein, giving the protein MITIDAQKCVRDGFCVQACPANLIRMDGGSVPEEIDGAADRCIRCGHCVAVCPTNALDNALTPAGDYFPTPEKRPDAEAMENLLVSRRSARSFRKKPVSREQLERLLETARRSPTASNSQKLSWTMIQDAQRLDRVRELSLEWMGGDPARSHYVESARQGRDVILRNATALAVVHGPADYAWTAIDGTIALTYMELLAATMGLGTCWAGLVTAASKAVPDLLPVLGVPEGSQVGGAIMLGHPRLKHLLIPPRNAARVTWL; this is encoded by the coding sequence ATGATCACCATCGATGCCCAAAAATGCGTCAGGGACGGATTCTGCGTCCAGGCCTGCCCCGCCAACCTTATCAGGATGGACGGCGGGTCCGTGCCCGAGGAAATCGACGGGGCCGCCGACCGCTGTATCCGTTGCGGCCACTGTGTGGCCGTGTGCCCCACCAATGCTCTGGACAACGCGCTGACGCCCGCCGGGGACTATTTCCCGACGCCCGAAAAGCGGCCCGACGCCGAGGCCATGGAGAACCTGCTCGTTTCCCGACGCTCGGCGCGTTCATTCCGCAAGAAACCGGTCTCGCGCGAGCAGTTGGAACGGCTGCTGGAAACGGCCCGCCGCTCGCCCACGGCGTCCAATTCCCAGAAGCTGTCCTGGACCATGATCCAGGACGCGCAGCGGCTGGACCGCGTCCGGGAACTGTCGCTTGAGTGGATGGGCGGCGACCCGGCGCGCTCGCACTACGTGGAGTCCGCCCGGCAGGGGCGGGACGTGATCCTGCGCAACGCCACGGCCCTGGCCGTGGTCCACGGGCCCGCGGACTACGCCTGGACCGCCATCGACGGGACCATCGCCCTGACCTACATGGAGCTGCTGGCCGCGACCATGGGGTTGGGCACCTGCTGGGCCGGGCTGGTGACCGCCGCGAGCAAGGCGGTTCCCGACCTGCTCCCGGTGCTCGGCGTGCCCGAGGGGAGCCAGGTCGGCGGCGCGATCATGCTCGGGCATCCCCGGCTGAAGCACCTTCTCATTCCGCCCCGGAACGCGGCGCGGGTCACCTGGCTGTAA